A single region of the Salvia splendens isolate huo1 chromosome 18, SspV2, whole genome shotgun sequence genome encodes:
- the LOC121776156 gene encoding cytochrome P450 71AU50-like, translating into MSWIWIAAITFLFLLHQWRNLSNKMKLPPGPKGLPIIGHFHLLGKNPIQDLYHLARKHGPIMYTQFGFTPTIVVSSPSAAELFLKTHDHIFSNRSHHEFSYLIAYEQRNIIFGRYGPYWRNMRKLCTVQLLSGLKIRQFEPMRKAEVGSMVDSLREAAEAIDLSAKIMSVNGGMTCLMVFGRKFEETDLDDRGFKGLLSEAMAAAAAFNLCDYYPYLRWLDPQGSVRRIKKLSVVFDRFLEGIIDEHAEKKERSHDFVDTIMAIHDSGEAGFEFDRRHVKAVLLDMLLAGMDTSATATEWTMAELIKHPKAMKKLQKELEEVVGLNQRVDESHLPDLKYLDCVIKESMRLHPVSPLLAHEAMEDCEVDGYHIPNKSRVLVNVFAIGRDPDAWEDPENFDPERFLRSNVDLLGRDFQLIPFGSGRRGCPGLQLGLTVVCLMVAQLVHCFDWELADGTAPEDLDMSYNFALVMSRATHLKVIPTYKLSV; encoded by the exons ATGTCTTGGATTTGGATAGCAGCGATCACATTCCTCTTCCTCCTTCATCAATGGCGAAACCTCTCAAACAAGATGAAGCTCCCTCCCGGCCCGAAAGGCCTTCCGATAATCGGCCATTTCCACTTACTAGGCAAGAACCCTATCCAAGATCTATACCATCTAGCCCGCAAACACGGCCCGATTATGTACACCCAGTTCGGGTTCACCCCGACCATCGTCGTCTCCTCCCCCTCGGCCGCGGAGCTCTTTTTAAAAACCCACGACCACATCTTCTCGAACCGGTCCCACCACGAATTCTCCTACCTCATCGCCTATGAGCAGCGGAACATTATCTTCGGGCGATACGGGCCGTATTGGCGCAACATGCGGAAGCTCTGCACAGTCCAGCTCCTCAGCGGCCTCAAGATCCGGCAGTTCGAGCCGATGAGGAAGGCGGAGGTCGGGAGCATGGTGGATTCGCTCAGGGAGGCTGCTGAGGCGATTGATCTGAGCGCTAAGATCATGTCTGTCAACGGTGGCATGACTTGCCTGATGGTTTTTGGGAGGAAGTTTGAGGAGACGGATTTGGATGATAGAGGGTTTAAGGGGCTGTTGTCGGAGGCGATGGCGGCTGCGGCGGCGTTTAATCTCTGTGACTATTACCCGTACCTGAGGTGGCTGGATCCTCAGGGGTCGGTGCGGCGGATTAAGAAGCTAAGCGTGGTTTTTGACAGGTTTCTTGAGGGGATTATTGATGAGCATGCTGAGAAGAAAGAGAGGAGTCATGATTTCGTCGATACGATCATGGCCATTCATGACTCGGGCGAGGCTGGATTCGAGTTTGACCGCCGCCATGTCAAGGCCGTGCTACTG GATATGCTGCTAGCTGGGATGGACACTTCCGCGACAGCAACAGAATGGACAATGGCTGAACTAATTAAGCATCCAAAAGCAATGAAAAAACTTCAAAAGGAACTTGAGGAAGTTGTAGGGTTGAATCAAAGGGTGGATGAATCCCATCTCCCCGACCTTAAATACCTTGATTGCGTCATTAAGGAATCTATGAGGCTGCACCCGGTTTCCCCCTTACTTGCCCATGAGGCGATGGAGGACTGCGAGGTAGACGGCTACCACATACCCAACAAATCTCGAGTTCTTGTGAACGTGTTTGCCATTGGGAGAGATCCTGATGCCTGGGAAGACCCTGAAAATTTTGATCCGGAGAGATTTCTGAGAAGCAACGTGGATCTCCTAGGTCGAGATTTTCAGCTCATACCATTCGGCTCGGGTAGAAGGGGGTGCCCCGGGTTGCAATTGGGGCTAACCGTTGTTTGTTTGATGGTGGCGCAATTGGTACACTGCTTTGATTGGGAACTTGCTGATGGAACTGCGCCAGAGGATTTGGACATGTCTTATAATTTTGCTTTGGTCATGTCTAGGGCTACCCATCTCAAGGTTATTCCCACTTATAAGTTGAGTGTTTGA
- the LOC121776698 gene encoding cytochrome P450 71AU50-like, producing MVLAGMDTSAATTEWAMVELIKHPKAKKKLQKKLEEIVGLNQRVDESHLPSLKYLDCVIKESMRLHPVGPILAHKAMEECEVDDFHIPNKSRVLVNVWAIGRDPDA from the coding sequence ATGGTGCTAGCTGGGATGGACACTTCGGCAGCAACAACGGAATGGGCAATGGTTGAACTAATTAAGCATCCGAAAGCAAAGAAAAAACTTCAAAAGAAGCTAGAAGAAATTGTAGGGTTAAACCAAAGGGTGGATGAATCCCATCTCCCCAGCCTTAAATACCTTGATTGTGTCATTAAAGAATCCATGCGACTCCACCCCGTTGGCCCCATCCTTGCCCACAAGGCAATGGAAGAATGCGAGGTGGACGACTTCCACATACCCAACAAATCACGAGTTCTTGTAAATGTGTGGGCCATCGGGAGAGATCCAGATGCCTAG
- the LOC121776699 gene encoding cytochrome P450 71AU50-like has product MYIRLGFAPAIVVSSPSAAKLFLKTYDHIFANRSHHEFSYLVAYEQRNIVFGRYGPYWRNMRKLCTVQLLSGLKIRQFEPMRKAEVGSMVDSLREAAASVDLSAMIMSVNGGMTCLMVLGRKFEERDLDDRGFKGLMSEAMAGPFNLGDYYPYLRWMDPQGSARRFKKIGVIFDWFVES; this is encoded by the coding sequence ATGTACATCCGGCTGGGGTTCGCCCCAGCCATCGTCGTCTCCTCTCCTTCCGCCGCGAAGCTCTTTCTAAAAACCTACGACCACATCTTCGCGAACCGATCCCACCACGAGTTCTCCTACCTCGTCGCCTATGAGCAGCGGAACATTGTCTTCGGACGATACGGGCCGTATTGGCGCAACATGCGGAAGCTCTGCACAGTCCAGCTCCTCAGCGGCCTTAAGATCCGGCAGTTCGAGCCGATGAGGAAGGCGGAGGTTGGGAGCATGGTGGATTCGCTCAGAGAGGCTGCTGCGTCGGTTGATCTGAGCGCAATGATCATGTCTGTCAACGGTGGCATGACCTGCCTGATGGTGTTGGGGAGGAAGTTTGAGGAGAGGGATTTGGATGATAGAGGGTTTAAGGGGCTGATGTCGGAGGCGATGGCGGGGCCGTTCAATCTCGGCGACTATTACCCGTACCTGAGGTGGATGGATCCTCAGGGGTCGGCGCGGCGATTTAAGAAGATTGGCGTGATTTTCGACTGGTTTGTTGAAAGTTGA